The genomic stretch CATCTCATGCTGATCGAGATGTACGAACGCGGTCTGCCGCCGTTGGCGGAGAGGGGATATAAGAAAGAAGCAGCCGGTGGGAGGTCGCCATCGGCTCGTGATTGCTTGGAGGGAGACGACGAATTGGTCGCGCGCGGTGGTGGCTTGTAAACTGAGGCGACCTTGGACGCTTCTCTTCCCCTTAATTGCAAGAAGGGATCGGTGAGTTAGTCGACGATGATGATCTTTGGACGCCGGTCGCTATAATTTAAAGGATTGATTCATTCGATCGGTGTTGATTGTTTGGCGTTCAACGTCGCGACAGATCATCTTAGAGAgttttatttctttccttttcccGAACGAAGAAAAAACAACAGCATAAAACGTCACGAGTAAGTTCGAACCGACGTGTCCTAAGAAGTCTCATGCGTCTTTAGCACTCATGTGTGGTTCCCAAAGActcattaaatatttattttttatttaaaataattatagaaaaaatattctaaaattatatgagtaaattctttaaaaaaatcttattctttttttttttcacggaaagtatcttatttttttaaaatgagaTTACTCTTAATCTTCTCTCAGTTAGTCGTCATCCGATCGTCTCTATCTCTCGTTATTGTCCATCGTCTTTGTCTTATCGTCCTCGTCTTCGTCCATTGATTATGGTAGGGAATGTTCCCACCTTGACTACAAAGTGACAGTTGGCAATCATCGAGGAGTCGACGTGGAGCATGTGCCTAGCACGTGTCAGGAGAAAGCACAGTCAActtgagcctaaaaatatctcatctcgggtcttCGGGGtacgggtagtaccaccaccagtgCTAATatgacactaacactgggcggtaccactgcctaatctgacgataccaccgcctgacaccctaacactaggcggtaccatcgcttgatacccTTTCGGAAATtgtatctgggcggtaccatcgcccagactggcgataccaccggttgacatagtcttggagactgtgccacgatggtgtcacttgTTGGGTCTTTAGGTCTTTCATTGGACCCAACACAATCTATACattggcccaactagcccctaattgggttgacataatttcaatctcaattatatgctaactatgaattctaagacatttactacactaaacaagtccgtaagtctagttttcttccagcgatcttccgacgaacttccgacgatctctcggcaatggctcaactggcccctaattgggttgagccAATTTCAATCTTAAttaagtgctaactatgaattctaagacatatactaagttaaacaagttcgtaagtctagttttcttccggcgatcttccggtaaacttccgatgatctctcagcaatgttccagcagactctcgATAGGCTCTTGaatttcacaacgatcttcttgacgattttcgacgagcttctttggcaagttcttggacttctcggtcaattccggtagaacttccgatgaactctcgaactcccaacgaaattacgttcttgactccgggatttcattttgctttatgccttgctatcatagttaatcctgcacacgtaaaacctacttcgatttagacgattattacaaagctttgaatcatattgtccggcatatcattgggtcatcgatgctttgtctgattcttcgacatATTGtcatctcttgtggcctattgcctaatcggccagttaacatatgcaactccgatatccttggtgcaatatccattcttcttggcccgatgcccgaaaccatggcccgaagccttttgccgatacgtcgatcgatccttcggtgtgacgtccaatcttataacatttttctccagcccaacatgattattcttgcttcaagtgtctctccttgatcgaagtttcttgcatcactcaaaatgtatatcaaatcataaacactatcaattggtttcatcatcaaaatatgagatttaacaaataCCTTTCTCAaagatatcatgagagataataaAAGTGAGGGCGTAAGTGATAACAATGAAGGTGAATAAAGGCAACGGTGGAGGGCATCAAAAGAGGACGAATGTGGTAGGCGAAAAGTAATAAATGACAGTGAGAAAAAGAGATGACGATTGACGGGGTGAAGGACACgggtaatattattttttaataataaacaaCGCTATAtggaaataaacaaaaaaaatactttatcaaaaaaaaaattaaaaccttTTTTAGAATTTATCCAAAATATATTATGCATTTATAataacttttttattttaaaacaaaCTAATTACTTGCACCTAAGACATGACATATCATCTTAAAAGACAATACATGGAGATGGAATCTCACTGAGTAGTGCTCTTTCACATGCAAATGGTGCCTTAAGACATCGTCAAAGAGGGCGGAAGGAAATAAACGCGTACGATATAAAGCATCACAAGCGAATTCCAATCAATACCCACGAAAAGAGTGAATCTTATATTGTATTtgggaatatatttatattttaatgtatattaaaaaaatttaagtggGTGTAATTATAGAATGCCTtggtaaataatagataaaaattatgttttaaaTATTCAGTAACATAGGtgttttttgataaaattatattttagaaaatatattaaatattatgtgataaatttacccttatattatttttaatatatattcaaagtgaatatttttttatttaaattaataagtaaataaataaataactatatgtgattttataaaaaaaatatatggtcCATATTTGtgacaaataaataatataaaataacttataaaaataaataaataaaattttaccttataaaatatataaataaatcataaagttGGAGTTTCTAATAGgtactttaaattttttaaaatatcatattagCATCATGCAAATATTAAAACACTAGTGTTACTCTAAGATAGCTTCAGTATTTGAGCATTTAAAATACAATATCTAGGttatatataattcaaaaaatatatatcgagCACcaatttacatttaaaatatgTATTGAGCCCTCAATGCATATTTGAAATGCATATCTGAACACACCATTAATCACTCAAACAATTGAGTTCAACCATAAAGACATGTTGAATATTAgtttttatcaaaaataaatatttaaaataaaatgtacttttaaaataaatatgttCTTACTTACCATAGATTATAGGTTCAAATACAgttcaatatatttttatatcaaaaatattgatttaatgacaATGTACCATTTCTGATTTAGGTTTTGATATATCATTCAACATATTTTTCAAAGATATGATTTGTTTGGTAAAACTTTGTTAAATCACTTAATTCACCTTCactatttatcattaaaaaagaaaacttgcattCACCATCATCATGACCTAATCATGGTTCTTTAGACTCCACACGGGGATACTCTTTCGTTAAAGAGAACaaataaaaaagacaaaaaaaagggcACATTTTGGTAAATCTATTTTATCAAATATATTTACGTATCTTAAATGTTTCTACATCTAATTTTAGTAAATCTAGTTGTTATACCTTCCCAAAACATAATAcatcatatataatatttatatcaaTTAATCAAACTTCTTTAAGTACAATCTTTTATTTCATttacatattttttttaacttgtgAATGTAAGATTGATGAAGGTACTATCGATGCTATGCGAGTCTTCGTTAACATTATTAACATTATACTACTTAGCATATTATTGCATATTGATAGATCTTATATTTGAATCTATGTGAAAACATCTCATATATCATTTAATCTaatgaataaaaattattttttttaaaaaaataaaattagataaatcTAATAAAATCAATATTAACTCTTGATCTATCGGTCCAATCACTACTTCTCACCCTTCttcatcttatatatatatatatatatatatatatatatatatatatatatatatatatatatatatatatatatataagaattaaaTATAATATCTATAACTATATTATTAATATCTAAATGAGAAATGAGACgaagataaaagataaaaaataaagacGAGGAAGGATGACAGCATgcaagttgtcatcataaaaaccatgacAGCATGGAAGCCATATAATAGCATAATAATTAgatgattttaaataattttacttaatatCAAGAAATGTGAATAAGTGCATAATGCTACTATAACAAAGAAggtaaagatattaatatcatgaGTCGAATCTAGTCGCTTAGTTCATGAAGGAAAAGTTCTACCTTAGACTCTAAGATTAAGTATTagatatgatatattttatagATCAAGTGAACTCCAACAACAGATCCGGTCAACGGAGCAAATCGGCCTTGCAACTTGAATGGTTCTATGATACACGAAAAAAAATCTGTGTCAATGTGATGTGAAGTTGACTTCAAAACCACGTCACTTGAAACCAATTCTAAATCTACGAAACCTTATCTTTTGTCCCCCACTTGCACTTAAAAGTCAACATCGAGGTAATTAATAATTGGTAAATTCCattgtttatttaatattatttattttgaatcGGTCTAAGTTTTGAATTATTCAATCGGTTCAAATTTAATGATTTCGAAGAGGGAGAAAATTgtggaaaaagataaaaatatgaaGATAGAATTATAAGCAGACAAataggattttattttattttacgtCAACGGAATAGTCAACGTCTAACGTGCCGACAAGTCAACGTCTTGCTACAGAGTCTTTCGAAGGGCATTGCGATGGAGATCTCTTCGGTCTCTCTCGGTGCCTCCATCGTTATTACATCACATACGGATACCGAAGGGTTACGGACCTTTCTCCCTCCCACCTTGACCGTTCATCGCAGCATTCTGATATGATGTAGGGTGCTGATCAAAACCTCACCTATCCGCGGATTACGACATCCAACTCAACCGCGTAGAACGGCTCAAGATTCCATGAAGACCACGCGGTTTGTCACGTGGCGATCACCACTGACATTATTTCTGGACTCCTGCAGGAAGCTCACGACCAACTCGCCCTCCTTGctttctctctctcgctcgtCATGTCGATCCAAGGCCAGCTTCTTGAGGTCACAGGTTAGCCTCCAGTGTTTTATCCCCTTGCTTCTGTGCTGAATGATCATTACAGCTTTGTTCCTCCTCTGGACTGGTACTTTTGCACCTTACCCAGTGGTTGGATGCAACAAGTTGAAGGACACCGAGTGGATATCGCGGCAGGACCCCTATGTAATCCTCGAATACGCCACCACCAAGTTCCGAACTCGCACCTGCACAGGTGAATCCTGGGTGATATGTCGTTGGGTTGATGTGTGGACCAACTCTTTTTAACTTTGGTGCTGATGATGGACCGCAGATGGTGGCAGGAACCCCAGCTTCCAGGAGAAGACGGCCCTGTCTCTTATAGAAGGTCTTCGCGAGATCAGCGTCTCGGTCTGGAATAGTAACACTGTCTCCCACGACGACTTCATCGGCAGTGGCAGGTATCAGCTAACCTTCCCACCAAATGTTCATCTCTTTCACGCAATTGATCGAACGCAAAGCGTGCAAGTTCAACGGGATCTCTTCTCAGGGTGCAGCTGAGCAAGGTCCTTGCTCAAGGATACGATGACTCTTGTTGGTCGATCCAGTCAAGATCTGGCAGGTAAGTCCTCTGTAATCGCTCTGAACCagagaaaggaggagaacaatcTTTTTTTTGGTTGCGACGATTTGAAGCTAATTCCATTTGTTATTTCCTCTGCACAGGTACTCTGGTGAGGTAAAACTTATCATGCATTACGCAAACGCTGGAAAAGCAGAGGTTATTGTCATTCTCTTTTCAGCCCTAATTTCTTGATCAGTTAGAGCTATATTATTGTAGACTGTCAATCCATCTAAAAACTTGAGCTGATACATGCTACAGAGTTTGTTCTTTTATTCAATTGATCAGTTCATTTATTTCCTAAATACTTAATGCATGGCTGCAATGATAAATCTGCCAAAAATAAACTCAATTCATGTATGCATGGCCTTGCAAGATTGTCttggaatgaaaagaagatttggCTATTTTGAAAAATACACGAATATTTTAAAAAGATTTCAATATATCTTGGAATAAAATAAAATCCTCTTGAAAGGTGTAATATCAACAGTGTCAAAATTATAGGCATATATTGTAAAGAAAATTGAACGAATCCTTAGGATTAGGTTTCTTTTGAATTTAGCCGATCTATAATAGTGTATTTTAAATTCCTATAAATAGATGAGGCAAGTTCATTGCGCATACAAAGTTGAACTTAAAGCTAATAAAATAAGATTTTTATACTCTTCTTCCTCTGTCATTCTAGAAGTGTATTCTAAATCCTTATAAATAGATCAAACGAATTCATTGTGGCCGTAAGGTTGAGTTCAAAGTTAATAAAGTTAGACTTTTATACTCTTCTTCTATCATTCTATTAGATGAGTCAGAGTTCATTGTGCAAGTGAAGTTGAATTTTAAGGTCTTCCTCCTCCATCATTCTAGAAGAATATTTCAAATCCCTATAAATAGATGAAGCGAGTTCGTTGTGCATGTAGAGTTGAATTTGAAGCCAATAAAATTAGATTTTTATGCTGCTCTTCTTCATTGGTCACTCTTGGGGTTGACACAGAAACCTGCCAAGTCTGCCACGCCTTCAAGCTATGCTCCGACCGCTCCTCCGTACAATCCAGCACCGCAGTACGCTTCTCCATACATGCCCCCAAAAGCAGTAGATTCTTTCTCTTATCCTCCGGCAGCCTACCCACCAGCAGGATACCCGCAGGTGCCCGATCCTGCTCTGTATCAGCCGGCAATATACCCTCCTCCCCTGCTGCAGCAGCAGTACCCTCCGACATATCCACCCACCCAAACATACCTGCCACCGCAGCCATACCCTCCGCCACCAGGCCAGCCCTGTTACCCTCCAGGTAATGTATTATCAGATTCAACAGTTGGATACAGAATGTATTGTTTGATGTCTGATGGATGAAGTTTGCCTATGCAACAGCTTATCCAGGAGTCTATCCACCACCACCATACTAAGGTGGCGGCAGCTGCAGCGGGGAATGACTTGTGATTCTTGTTTGTGTTTGTTGAAATACCTGCTGAGCTAGGATTGGAATGGGCACAATAGAGAAACACAATGTCATAAACATCTTGGATTGTACTACTTCCTGATGACATGTTTCTATATCAGAAATGTTGTTTCCTGCTACTCTCAACTTTGCCGTCTCTTTAACATGGTTGCATGGATGCAAACAAGTTGTTGCCCGTTTTTGTATCACCTGTTCCATGATCTCCTACTTGTTGCTGCCATGGAATATCATTCACAGTTTGTATGGCCTCTTTGATGTATCAGAGTTGTTACGGTTCACATCGACATTCATCCTGTTGACAAAGAAGCTGAATGACTTCTGCTGCCAAGTCTTCATGAAGATTTCGCTTTAACATTATTTATGACATTCTAATTTAGTCCTTTATCGGAAGTGTAGTAGTTTTGAGTTAATTTAGGTAGTTAAACGATTGTACTATTGTTAACTTGGATCCAAATATTTTAGAGTACGTGCTTCTTAAGGTCGATGATATGTGGCACCTTACATTAGATGTGGAAGAATGTGAATTGATTTAAATGATTAAATGAGTCTATTAATCATTTAAATGATTATATCTGTTTCCTTCATAACTCTTTTCAAAAAAGTCTTTAGAATCATAAAGTCGTAGAAGCAAGCCGGCGCTAACAAACACCCGAAGAGCGAGGCTCATCAACTGTTGTTGCTTTCGTTGATGGTCTTAACGGGGGTCGTCGACCTCTGCCTTGTGCTCCCTCGAATTAagatggaagaggaagaagaaaaaaaaaattacatacagagtgataatttagaaatattaaaagtTCTTATACTCGGAACCTAAATGATAAGAACGGTTGCAAATAGAAATttctatataaattaaaaattaaaaatgagagaGCTTCCATAATAACGGAAATATGACGGGGCCTTTTTGCAAAACTTTCTATCTTGGATCGGACGGCGGGCTTGGGCGCCCCCATTCCCGTCCATTTGACACCCATCGCTCGATCCGCCTCATTCGTCGGCCATTCTCTCCCTTATCTTCTCGCGGGGACGTTTTCGCTCTCGCGGCAGCGGCGTCGAAGTAGGCGGCGTAAGTTGTTGGGCTCCTTTTGCTGCCTCGTCTTCTTCTGGGGATCTCCTGGGCCGAAGGGGAGAGAACTGTTTCGGTCCTCTTAAGGGGACCTTCGTTCGTTTCTTAGTAATATTTTGATCTTCTGGTAAACCCAGTGCTAACGAGTGCGGGGAGGAGTTGGCATCAAGCTATGAAGCTTCCTTTTGTTTAGGATCTCTTCCATAACTTCCGTTCTATGGAACAAATGGAGAAACTGTAGATTTATGGTCTCTCTACTCTTTACACGGACCAAATTGGTTCGCAGAATAATAGTTCTTTAGGTACAGGTGCGATGACATTTATGCCGTAACTAGTTGCTGCAAATTGTTCAGGACTCAGTCTTCTTTCTCTCAGAATCATAGTTAATACTAATATGCTTGTAGAATTGTCTAAATGTGCAATATGCCTGATTTACTTCGCAATCAATTAATTAACAACCCAATTTTTTGGTTAtctttaattaataatatttatgcaTTTGTTGTTAATTAATCTTTGATTTCCAGCAGTGCTTGTTAACCAGTATGTCATCTGAGAATTGTGGTGTTGGTCCTAGGAACGCTCATGATCTAGTAGAAGCCATAACAGTTTTCTAGTTGCTTTGGATATAATGCATGAGAGCCCATAATACACTGTAAGCAATTCTTGCTGAGTGGGAAGATGAGAAGTTCTTCGGCTGGTCTAATCATATCATGATAAGCCACAGTTTAGTAACTAAAAATAAAGTCTTCATACCAGGCATATAATATAGAGAGTGTTAAAAGATGAAGTAAATTTCTcccaaataaaaaatgaaaaagaaggcTGAACCAGGCCTGACCACCTGAAAAGGCTAGTCCATATGCCGGTTCACTgttggaccagtaaataccacCTGGTCCAGGGGGTATTTAGAACCTTGCTGGCCCAGTCTGATTCTTAAATTAGCCTAATTTGGCCTGATTGGTAAGTAATTGCAGACTCTTTTATTTATCTGTTGGGATATAGTAAATGACTGATGtgttcttctgatatgttttctaaTCTTGTGCTCTTTCTCAATATGACTTATATGATTCTAGCTAGCTCTACAGAATATCCAGAGTAACTTGTGGTTGTAGTAATGCACATCTAGTAATTCTGATTATGTGTATATAAGGTACTAGATACCGACCATGCTGCATGATTTTTATAGGTCTCAATGGATCGTCTACCATACATGGGCTATTTCTGTAGTTTCTTTGTTAATTCTGATCATTGCAATTATGCAGGGAATTCACACATGCTTTATTCCATGAGGTGATGAAGTCTGCAGTGTACACCGTTTATTCTGCATTCATCCCTCGTCATCTTCATAATATTACAACCCACGGAAAGAAAACCTTTGACATACCGAATGGACCTTCTCTACGGTTCAAGAGATTTCATTCTTGTATGGATGAAGATCTTGTTTGTTCCAGAACCACTATCGATCGGAAATATTTTCCACAGTTGTTTAGGTACACAGTGTAGATCAACAACAATGTTTCCAGAAAATCTGTTTCAGATGCTTTCAGCTTATTCAATGCATGCTTATTCTGTGTTGTAGCATTGCACCCATGATGGACTGGACAGACAACCACTACAGGACTCTTGCTCGATTAATATCAAAACATGCATGGCTTTATACAGAAATGGTTGTCGCAGAAACTATTGTTCATCAAAGTGAAAACCTGGTAAAGAACCATTCATTTGATATGCTGTTTTTAGATATGATGAAACTATCATAGACAAGGTTGAGATGTTGCATTTGAATATTAACAATTTTTTCTCGAAATGCTAACATCCTTGTTTAGCATTTTCCTGTTAAAACTTCAAAAAAATTGCTCAAAGCATAACACACTTCGGAGAAAGCTAAGTTACAGATGTTAGAGATAAGTTGCAACCCTGATGCCTTTTTGTCTTAAATGAGATGATGTTTATTTGCTAGGATTGGTTTTTGTCATATGTTTTCAGACATTTTATCAATACACATCTGTttgattttattcttttttaattcTTGAGATCCATCCTCAGGATATGTAATGCAGCTAAGATATGCCACATATTTCTGGTTAACTGTGAAAGAATATAATAGCTGATTTGGCAATTCTGCCCCATCATAGAATGTTCTATTTTCTTTTGGACCATTAAGTTATCAGGTCCACAACTGATTAATGGTTTAGAAAACCATCATATCTGGGTCTGGGACTATATTTGTGATTTAGTGAATTTGCGCTTGATGCATCTAATGGTTTAGAATCTGTCAGAATTCCCAATTAAGTGATTACTTctcaatttgattttttggtgggTACTTGGGCATCTTAACATAAATTAGTGGCAGGttaataaatttattctttcacGAGCCTTGCTCGTTTTCCACTTATGAGAAACTATTTTCTTCTTGAAATCGAAATATTACAAAACAAATTTATGcattgatttatcttttgatgttttaggatagGTTCTTGGCATTTTCTCCCATACAACATCCTGTTGTTCTACAAATTGGTGGGAGTAATTTGACAAACCTGGCAAAGGCAGCTGAGCTTGCAAATTCTTATTCTTATGATGAAATTAATCTCAAGTTCGTATGAACTCTTCTTTAGGTACTTCATCCCTTTCTTTGTTAGCTTATTTTTACTTTATAATCCTTAATTCCTTTGTTGATTTGTGCTAGTTGTGGATGCCCTAGTGGAAAAGTTGCAGGCCATGGTTGCTTTGGTGCACGTCTAATGTTTGACCCAGAGGTTTGATGTTTTATTTATACAAAAATTACAATATAGTATGGTAATGTTGCTAGGTTTTTGTAGCCTTAAACACTTTACTTTTTGGAGCATACTCTGagtgtcttcttttcttttttttttgaacaaatgaaGTTTGTTGGAGATGCTATGTCAGCCATTGCTTCCAACTGTGATGTTCCTGTCAGTGTGAAATGCAGAATAGGTGTCGATGATCGTGATTCTTATGATGAACTCTGTAAGGGACTTTCATGATTCTCCTTTTCCTTGAAAAAGTGCATAAATTCCTACATAATCCAGTCATAGTGCATGAGTGTGGTGTTCATGGATTGGCAATAGTTAAATTCATTCGTTGATGATACCCATAAGTCAAGCAGTTTCGTGAATGCCATGCATATGACCGTAAAGGCGTAAACTGCTGATGTGGTTCACTGCTACCAAAATTATTGAAATGTTTATTATGTTATGTTGCTTAAGATTCTAATCTATGATATGAAAGTATGGCTTTCCTAGTTTAAATACCATATTAGAGTTACTTTAATAGACTAGAAATCAAGGGGGTGCCTTCTTTAGGCACACCCTTGTGCCAACTGATCACCAAATATTACTGCAAACAATAAATGCTTTGCTAGAAAGGTATGCTGTCTTAACGTATGTTCTGTTGGTATGCTAGAATGATGTATTGACTGAGGCTTGTGCGTAGAAACGTAGAAAACAATAGAAggaaaaacaaaggaaaagaggagaggaagatgaagaaAAGGTTGCTAACATCAAGGCAATCCGTTTGCCTAGAGTGGTACAAAACAGGCAGTAAGTATTGGTATGGGCGAAACAAATTTTCTTATATCGAGACCATCGTTTCAGATGGTCTCagtgtaaaaaaagaaaaaagaaaaataaaacaccCATTAGGGCTCACGAATGTGAGTCCTCTTCTTGCAGGGTGTGTGGAATTGATGCTGCCACCTATCTCCCTGGTATAGTCCGTTCTCTTCTTCCTTATTCCTTAcaacctcctcttctttcttcttcctcatggtttcctcttcttccttcttcttccttatgCAACTTCCTCTTGTTCTTCCTCCACATACATGTGGATCTTGGTCAGATCTACAAAGATCTAGGTTGGATTCATGCAGATCAAGGCTCAATTGGGGCTGACCTAGGCCCTCTTGATGCTGATTTAGTCTAGAT from Musa acuminata AAA Group cultivar baxijiao chromosome BXJ1-3, Cavendish_Baxijiao_AAA, whole genome shotgun sequence encodes the following:
- the LOC135627404 gene encoding protein SRC2 homolog isoform X1 — protein: MIITALFLLWTGTFAPYPVVGCNKLKDTEWISRQDPYVILEYATTKFRTRTCTDGGRNPSFQEKTALSLIEGLREISVSVWNSNTVSHDDFIGSGRVQLSKVLAQGYDDSCWSIQSRSGRYSGEVKLIMHYANAGKAEKPAKSATPSSYAPTAPPYNPAPQYASPYMPPKAVDSFSYPPAAYPPAGYPQVPDPALYQPAIYPPPLLQQQYPPTYPPTQTYLPPQPYPPPPGQPCYPPAYPGVYPPPPY
- the LOC135627404 gene encoding elicitor-responsive protein 1-like isoform X2, with the translated sequence MSIQGQLLEVTVVGCNKLKDTEWISRQDPYVILEYATTKFRTRTCTDGGRNPSFQEKTALSLIEGLREISVSVWNSNTVSHDDFIGSGRVQLSKVLAQGYDDSCWSIQSRSGRYSGEVKLIMHYANAGKAEKPAKSATPSSYAPTAPPYNPAPQYASPYMPPKAVDSFSYPPAAYPPAGYPQVPDPALYQPAIYPPPLLQQQYPPTYPPTQTYLPPQPYPPPPGQPCYPPAYPGVYPPPPY